The DNA sequence ACGCGCTCGCTGTACCTGCCGGACGGCGCCCCGCCCGCGCCCGGCACCGTCTTCAAGAACCCCGACCTGGCCGCGACGTACGCGCAGCTCGAACGCCAAGGCGTCGGTGCGCTGTACCGGGGCCCGATCGGCGCGGACATCGCCAAGACCGTGCAGCGGCCGCCGGTCGACCCGGCCTCGACGCTGAACGTCCGGCCCGGCCAGCTCACCACCGGCGACCTCGCCGCCTACGACGTCATCGAGCGCCGCCCGACGCAGACCAGCTACCACGGCCTCGACGTCTACGGCATGCCGGCGCCGTCGTCCGGCGGGCTGACGGTCGCCGAGGCGCTCAACGTCCTCGAGAACTTCGACCTGAAGCACGCGAGCAAGGCCGACTACCTGCAGTACTTCCTGGAGTCGACGCGGTTCGCCTTCGCCGACCGCAACCGCTGGATCGGCGACCCGGCGTTCGTCGACGTCCCGGCCAGGGAGCTGCTCAGCCAGCGCTTCGCCGACTCGCGGGCCTGCCTGATCTCGAAGGACAAGGCCGCGACCAGCCCGGTCGCCCCGGCCGACCCCCGCCACCCGGCACCGTGCGCCGCCGGGACGACGGCCGCGCCGACGCCGTACGAGGGGGAGAACACCACCCACCTGACGGTCGCCGACAAGTGGGGCAACGTCGTCGCCTACACGCTGACGATCGAGCAGGAGGGCGGCAGCGGCATCGTCGTGCCGGGCCGCGGGTTCCTGCTCAACAACGAGCTGACCGACTTCTCGTTCACGCCGGTGACGCCGGGCGTGCCCGACCCGAACCTGCCCGGCCCCGGCAAGCGGCCGCGCTCGTCGATGGCACCGACGATCGTCCTGGACCACGGCCGCCCGTTCTTCGCGACCGGATCGCCGGGCGGCGCGTCGATCATCACGACGGTCCTGCAGGTGATCCTCGGCCGCCTCGACCGGGGCCTGTCCCTGGAGGACGCGATCGCGGCCCCGCGCGCATCCCAGCGCAACTCGGCGGCCGCCCAGGTCGAGCAGGCGTTCCTCGACCAGCCCGAGACGGCGGAGCTGCGGGCTCGTGGCCAGGGCTTCTCGACGGCGCCGGCGGAGATCGGCGCGGCAACGGGCGTCGAGCGCTTGCGCGACGGCCGCTGGCTGGCCGCGGCGGAACCGGTGCGGCGCGGCACGGGAGCGGCGCAGGTGGTGTGGCCCACGCGCTGGTAGGTCGCTCGATCGCGGGTTCGGCGGGCGGGTACCGAGGTGCCTGCCGCCGGAACCCGGACCGGCCGCGCCACTCGCCCGGTCGCCCGCGCGAGTGGTGGGCGGCACCGCGGCCCGGTGAAGGCACCTTCACCGGGCCTGGTGCCGGATCCGGCAAAGTGGCCTGGCCAGGCGACTCCGTCGCCGATGATCGGCTCGCCCGCTGTCTCGAATGAGTCATTCAGGTCTTCGGAGGTCCTGAATGACTCATTCAAGACGTCCGCGGACTGCGCCGGCGCGACTTTGCTGCAGCCCTGGCACCTAGTTGCCCTGAAGGTGGCCTTCAGAGACTTCCGACTCGCCCCGAGGTGCAGCTCCCGGTCCCCAGCGCAGCCCCCGCCCTCCCTGGGGGCGTGCCCTTGTCCAGCCTATCGGCGCCGCCCGACGAAATGGCGGGGAAGTGGGCGGCCGGGGCCTGGTTGTCCACATCGCGGCCGTGCTGTGGACAACCAGGCCGAGCTGAGCGCGCCCGGGGGGAGGGGGCCTTCTAGACTCGGGCCCGATGTTCCAGCCACCTGAAACCCCGCTCCCGCCGGGGGTGGGCCGATGAAGCTCGTCTTCGCCGGCACGCCCGACCCGGCGGTCCCCGCGCTGCGCGCCCTGCTCGACTCCGGACGGCACGAGGTCGTCGCGGTCGTCACCCGTCCCGATGCGCAGGCCGGGCGCGGCCGCCGCGTCGTGCGGTCGCCCGTCGGGGCGCTCGCCGATGAGCACGGCATCGAGGTCCTGACGCCCGCGCGGGCGTCCGATCCCGCCTTCCTCGCCCGGCTCGCCGAGCTCGCGCCCGACGCCTGCCCGGTCGTCGCCTACGGGGCGCTGCTGCCGCAGGCCGCCCTCGACATCCCGCGGCTGGGCTGGGTCAACCTGCACTTCTCGCTGCTGCCCGCCTGGCGCGGCGCGGCGCCGGTGCAGGCCGCGATCCGGGCCGGTGACGAGATCACCGGGGCCTCGACCTTCCGGATCGTCAAGGAGCTGGACGCTGGCCCGGTCTACGGCGTCGTCACCGAGGCCATCGGGTCCACCGACACGGCGGGCGGGCTGCTCGGGCGGCTCGCGGAGTCCGGGGCGAAGCTGCTGCTGTCCACCATGGACGGTCTCGCCGACGGCAGCCTGGTCGCGCGCGAGCAGCCCGCCGAGGGCATCAGCTACGCGCCGAAGGTGACGGTCGAGGACGCGCGGGTGTCCTTCGCGGACCCGGCGTCGGCGGTCGACCGGCAGATCCGGTCGGTCAGCCCGGACCCGGGCGCGTGGGCGGAGTTCCGCGGCGAGCGGTTCAAGCTCGGCCCGGTCACGGTGCTCGACGAACCCGGCCCGCCGCCGGGCGAGATCGTGGTCGAACGCAAACGGGTGCTGGTCGGGACGGCGACGAAGCCGCTGCGGCTCGGCGAAGTCCAGGCACCCGGCAAGAAACGGATGGCGGCCACCGACTGGGCGCGCGGTACGAGGATCGACCAGGGAGAGCGCCTCCGGTGAACGACCACAGGGAACGACGTCCGTCACGACCGCAGCGGGGCCGCCCGGCACCGCGCAAGGAAGGCCCGCGCCGCCCGCCGGCGGTGGACCCGGCCCGGCAGGCCGCGTTCGACGTCCTCGCCGCCGTGCGGACCAAGGACGCCTACGCCAACCTCGTCCTCCCGGACCTGCTGCGCGAGCGGCGGATCACCGGCCGCGACGCCGCGCTGGCCACCGAACTCGCGTACGGCGCTTCGCGGGCCCAGGGCCTGCTCGACGCCGTCATCGAGTCCTGCGCCGAGCGCCCGCTCTCGCAGACCGACCCCGCGGTGCTCGACGCGCTGCGCCTCGGCGTCTACCAGCTGTTGCGCACGCGCATCCCCGAGCACGCCGCCGTGACGTCCACAGTGGACCTCGTGCGCGCGGAAGGTGGTTCGTGGGCAACGGGTTTCGCGAACGCCGTCATGCGCAAGGTGTCCGAAAAGGACGAAGCGGCGTGGCTCGACGAGCTCGCGCCGGACGACGCGGCCGACCCGATCGGCGCCTACGCGCTGCGGACCGCGCACCCGCGCTGGATCGCCCGCTCGTTCGCCGAAGCGCTGGGTGACAAGGGCGCCACGCTCAAGGCGGCTCTGGAAGCCGACGACGCGCGGCCCGAGGTGCACCTCGTCGCCCGGCCCGGCGAGATCAGCGCCGACGAGCTCGCCGCGATCACCGGCGGCGACCCGGCGCCCTACTCGCCCTACGGCGTGCGCCTGCCCGCCGGCGCCGGCGACCCGGCCGACGCCGAGCCCGTCCGCGAGCGGCTGGCCGCGGTCCAGGACGAAGGCAGCCAGCTCTGCGCGATCGCCGCGACGAAGGTGCCCGTCGAGGGCACCGACGAGCGCTGGCTCGACCTGTGCGCCGGACCCGGCGGCAAGGCGGCCCTGCTCGGCGCGCTGGCGGCGTTGAGCGGGGCGAGCGTCGACGCCGTGGAGAAGGCGCCGCACCGCGCGAAGCTCGTCGAGAAGGCCACGAGCGGTTTGCCGGTGAAGGTGCACGTCGCCGACGGCCGCGAGTCCGGGCTGGAGCCCGGCTACGACCGGATCCTCGTCGACGCGCCGTGCAGCGGCCTCGGCGCCCTGCGGCGGCGGCCCGAAGCGCGCTGGCGCCGCAAGCCCTCGGACGTCGCGGACCTGACCAAACTGCAGGGCGAGCTGATCACCGCGGCGTACGGGCTGCTGCGGCCGGGCGGCGCGCTCACCTACGTCGTCTGCTCGCCGCACTTGGCCGAGACGGAAGGCGTGATCGGCGAGACGGCGCGGCGGCTGAAGGCCGAGGTGCTGGACGCGCGCGAGCTGTTCCCGGGTGTGCCGGAGCTGGGCGACGGGCCGTACGTCCAGCTGTGGCCGCACCGCCACGGCACCGACGCGATGTTCTGCGCCGTGCTGCGCAAGCCGTGAAGGACCTCGGGCTGGTCGCCGGCTCGTGCGGCGGGCTGGACACCCGGTTCGCCGCCGAGCTGGTCCGGCCCGCGGCCGAGCGCGGCTGGCGCCCGGCGATCACGCTGACGCCGACGGCGCACCGCTGGCTGGAGTCGACGGGCGGCCTGGCCGAGGTGGCGGCGTGCACCGAGTTGCCGGTGCGCAGCGTCTCGCGGCTGCCGGGGGAGCCGCGGCCGCACCCGGACCCGCCGGTGTTCCTGTTCGCGCCGGCTTCGGCCAATTCGGTGGCCAAGCTGGCGCTGGGCATCGCGGACAACCAGGCCCTGACGGTGGTCGGCGACGTGCTGGGCGCACCGGGGATCACGATCGTGGTGGCGTACCAGATCCAGGACACGCGGGTGCACCACCCGGCGTGGCAGCGCCACCTCGACACCCTCGCGGGCGCCGGGGTGACGCTGCACCGGCTGGACGTCCGGCGCCCGTGGACCGAGGCCCTGGACCTGCTGCCCTGAGCGGGCGGCCGGCCGGTCGGCCGGTCGGCTCGCCGGTTGGTCGGCCCGGCGGCCGGTCGGTCGGTCGGCCGGTCGGCTGAGCTGCCCTGAGCGACCTGCTGCCCTGAGCGGGGGTCGGCCAGCCGGCCGGTCGGCTCGCCGGTTGGTCGGCCGGTCGGCCCGTCGGCCGGTCGGCCCGTCGGCCGGTCGGCCCGTCGGCCGGTCGGCCCGTCGGCCGGTCGGTCAGTCGGGCGGCCGGTAAGTCGGTTGGGCGGTTGGGTGGTCGGCTCGCCGGTTGGCCAGCCGGTTGGCCAGCCGGTCGGCTCGGCGGTCGGTCGGTCGGGCGGCCGGTAAGTCGGTTGGGCGGTTGGCTCGCCCGCGGGGGCGCCCCCCGTTTTCCACGTTACCGGGCGGCACCGACAGTTCCGGCCTGCCGCGCGCCTACCTCCGGTCCAGCGCGACCTCGAACGCCGTTTCGGTGGCCTCCCGCGCCGCGTCGGGCAGCGGGTCCTCGTTGGCCGAGACCGTGGCGCTCCGGCCGCTGTCGGTGGCTCCGGACAGGGTCGCGAAGCCGAAGATGTCGCCGCCGTGGCCCCAGTACCGCGTGCCGTCCGGCAGGGTCCGGTGGAACAGTCCGAGGCCGTAGTCCGTGCCGGGCTCGCCCGGCACCGGGACCGTGCGCTGCATCTGCGCGAGCTGCGCGGGGCGCAGCAGGCGGCCCCCGAGCAGTGCGCCGAAGAACGTGTCCAGGTCCCGGCCGGTCGACACCAGCGCGCCCGCGGCGCCGGCGATCGACGGGTCGAACTCGGTGAAGTCGACCAGCTTCTCCGCACCCGGCACGTACCCGCGCGCGTGCGGCGCGGGCAGCCGTTCCTCGCCGCGGCCGGGCAGCGACGTGCCGCGCAGGCCGAGCGGCCGCGTGATCCGGTGGGCGATCTCGGTCGCGAGGCTGTGCCGCGTGACCTTCTCGACGAGCATCCCGGCGACGATGTAGTTGGTGTTGGAATAGGACCAGGAGCTGCCGGGCGCGAACAACGGCGGGTGGTCCAGCGCCAGTGCGACGAGTTCGCCGGGTTCGGCGCCGCGGTGGCGCAGCGGCTCGAGGTCGCCCGTCGCCAGCAAGTCGTCGGTGTAGCTGTAGAG is a window from the Amycolatopsis sp. cg9 genome containing:
- a CDS encoding RsmB/NOP family class I SAM-dependent RNA methyltransferase, with translation MNDHRERRPSRPQRGRPAPRKEGPRRPPAVDPARQAAFDVLAAVRTKDAYANLVLPDLLRERRITGRDAALATELAYGASRAQGLLDAVIESCAERPLSQTDPAVLDALRLGVYQLLRTRIPEHAAVTSTVDLVRAEGGSWATGFANAVMRKVSEKDEAAWLDELAPDDAADPIGAYALRTAHPRWIARSFAEALGDKGATLKAALEADDARPEVHLVARPGEISADELAAITGGDPAPYSPYGVRLPAGAGDPADAEPVRERLAAVQDEGSQLCAIAATKVPVEGTDERWLDLCAGPGGKAALLGALAALSGASVDAVEKAPHRAKLVEKATSGLPVKVHVADGRESGLEPGYDRILVDAPCSGLGALRRRPEARWRRKPSDVADLTKLQGELITAAYGLLRPGGALTYVVCSPHLAETEGVIGETARRLKAEVLDARELFPGVPELGDGPYVQLWPHRHGTDAMFCAVLRKP
- the fmt gene encoding methionyl-tRNA formyltransferase, with product MKLVFAGTPDPAVPALRALLDSGRHEVVAVVTRPDAQAGRGRRVVRSPVGALADEHGIEVLTPARASDPAFLARLAELAPDACPVVAYGALLPQAALDIPRLGWVNLHFSLLPAWRGAAPVQAAIRAGDEITGASTFRIVKELDAGPVYGVVTEAIGSTDTAGGLLGRLAESGAKLLLSTMDGLADGSLVAREQPAEGISYAPKVTVEDARVSFADPASAVDRQIRSVSPDPGAWAEFRGERFKLGPVTVLDEPGPPPGEIVVERKRVLVGTATKPLRLGEVQAPGKKRMAATDWARGTRIDQGERLR
- the ggt gene encoding gamma-glutamyltransferase; translated protein: MPALRCRRTLVIAAAAALVTTVASGPATAATPTPKSPVAVGFGGAVASIDADATAIGTQVLRDGGNAVDAAVAVAAALGVTDPFSAGVGGGGFFVYYDARTHRVHTLDGRETAPKTADENLFVENGKPLPFADAVTSGLSVGVPGTPATWSEALRKWGTRSLAKSLKPAENLARNGFVVDSTFQTQIANNAARFSAFPSTRSLYLPDGAPPAPGTVFKNPDLAATYAQLERQGVGALYRGPIGADIAKTVQRPPVDPASTLNVRPGQLTTGDLAAYDVIERRPTQTSYHGLDVYGMPAPSSGGLTVAEALNVLENFDLKHASKADYLQYFLESTRFAFADRNRWIGDPAFVDVPARELLSQRFADSRACLISKDKAATSPVAPADPRHPAPCAAGTTAAPTPYEGENTTHLTVADKWGNVVAYTLTIEQEGGSGIVVPGRGFLLNNELTDFSFTPVTPGVPDPNLPGPGKRPRSSMAPTIVLDHGRPFFATGSPGGASIITTVLQVILGRLDRGLSLEDAIAAPRASQRNSAAAQVEQAFLDQPETAELRARGQGFSTAPAEIGAATGVERLRDGRWLAAAEPVRRGTGAAQVVWPTRW
- a CDS encoding serine hydrolase domain-containing protein; its protein translation is MRKSLRGRRIVACGTLVALLAATTAAPALATTNPLQRALDRVTAQGGAPGAAAVVTDHGRVTETRSGTGDVTTGTPYPRDAKFRAGSITKTFVATVVLQLVAEGKVDLDAPIGRYLPGLITGNGNDGRQITVRNLLQHTSGLYSYTDDLLATGDLEPLRHRGAEPGELVALALDHPPLFAPGSSWSYSNTNYIVAGMLVEKVTRHSLATEIAHRITRPLGLRGTSLPGRGEERLPAPHARGYVPGAEKLVDFTEFDPSIAGAAGALVSTGRDLDTFFGALLGGRLLRPAQLAQMQRTVPVPGEPGTDYGLGLFHRTLPDGTRYWGHGGDIFGFATLSGATDSGRSATVSANEDPLPDAAREATETAFEVALDRR
- a CDS encoding flavoprotein encodes the protein MKDLGLVAGSCGGLDTRFAAELVRPAAERGWRPAITLTPTAHRWLESTGGLAEVAACTELPVRSVSRLPGEPRPHPDPPVFLFAPASANSVAKLALGIADNQALTVVGDVLGAPGITIVVAYQIQDTRVHHPAWQRHLDTLAGAGVTLHRLDVRRPWTEALDLLP